The following are encoded in a window of Phaseolus vulgaris cultivar G19833 chromosome 3, P. vulgaris v2.0, whole genome shotgun sequence genomic DNA:
- the LOC137839008 gene encoding transcription factor MYB106-like, whose amino-acid sequence MGRKACCENLELKRGRWTPEEDKKLLDYVGKHGHRNWRLVPAKAGNVYNFSVPFFFLYQLTSVHVLDIEESKSKSRFYLLHICIYDSHLGLERCGKSCRLRWINYLKPDIKRGNFSTEEDHTIIQLHALLGNKWSIIAAHLPQRTDNEIKNYWKTNIKKRLIRMGLDPITITHKTIKQNTFECCGDGKDQSKDTINIRHVAQWERARLEAEARGSMLQVGSGSSNLSRLILSKIPTQPCLSSHSVSTEHKRVHNMYALVLTTNHDFRSSVSTLSIPKLPAVSNIPQITNTESLLTYKADNNVMEGCVSNLQDDDIMLAVEAFRTARSESIEELLNEFISM is encoded by the exons ATGGGAAGGAAGGCATGTTGTGAGAACCTAGAGTTGAAGAGAGGACGATGGACACCAGAAGAAGACAAGAAGCTCCTCGACTACGTTGGGAAGCATGGTCATCGAAACTGGCGTTTAGTGCCTGCCAAAGCGGGTAATGTATACAACTTCTCtgtaccttttttttttctatatcaaTTGACGAGTGTGCATGTTCTTGATATTGAGGAATCAAAGTCCAAATCCAGATTTTATTTGTTACATATATGCATCTATGATTCACATCTAGGTCTTGAAAGATGTGGAAAGAGTTGCAGATTGAGGTGGATTAACTATCTCAAACCTGATATAAAACGAGGAAACTTCAGCACGGAGGAAGACCACACCATTATTCAACTTCATGCTCTTCTTGGAAACAA ATGGTCCATCATAGCAGCCCACCTGCCCCAAAGAACAGACAATGAGATCAAGAACTACTGGAAAACCAACATCAAGAAAAGACTCATCAGAATGGGCTTAGATCCCATTACCATTACCCACAAAACAATAAAACAGAACACATTTGAATGCTGTGGTGATGGCAAAGACCAGTCCAAGGACACCATCAATATCAGGCACGTGGCTCAGTGGGAGAGGGCCCGACTTGAAGCTGAAGCCAGAGGATCTATGTTGCAAGTTGGATCTGGATCCTCAAATCTCTCTAGGCTAATCTTAAGCAAGATTCCAACTCAACCTTGTCTTTCATCACATTCAGTGTCAACCGAACACAAGAGAGTGCATAACATGTATGCCCTTGTGCTTACCACAAATCATGATTTTAGGTCATCTGTATCCACTTTGAGCATTCCCAAGCTTCCTGCAGTTTCTAATATTCCACAAATCACCAACACAGAAAGTTTACTTACATATAAGGCTGACAATAATGTCATGGAAGGCTGTGTTTCAAACTTACAAGATGATGACATTATGCTGGCCGTGGAAGCGTTTAGAACAGCAAGGTCTGAGAGTATTGAAGAGCTgttgaatgaatttatttcCATGTAG